The Mycolicibacterium insubricum DNA segment ATCTCACGCTGCACAGCGGCATAACCGGCTCCTGCCGCTGGGGCCATGTCCTGCCCGCGTGCGAGGTCGTCTGGATTGGCCAGAGTGGCGATCCATTCGTCCAGTCGTGCGATCACCTCGTCTTCCCGGAGATAAACGGTGCGCGGGTGATCGCTCAGGTCCACAGGTACAGAACGCGACTTCCCCAGCTCGCATCGGTAGAGGATGCGCGTTGTTTGCTTCCCTGGTCGGGCAGCGCCCTGCATGCGGCGTCCGCATGCAGCACAGAAGAGCAGCCCGCGCAACGCGTAAGGCACCGTCGATTCTCTGCTGCACACAAGACCAGGACCGCGCCGCGCCTGTGTCCGAAGCCGAACAGCCTGTGCCAACTGATCGGAGATCAGTGCTTCGTGGGTGCGGCGGTCCGGTGCGATCCAATCGGCCTCAGCACGCCACCGCATACGAGTCTCATACCCCGCAGCGACATCCTCGGGATTGACCAGGACTTCGTATTTCTCTTGCTTGCCCCACACACGGATACCGCGGTACGCCGGGTTGTCGAGGATCGCGCGGATCGCCGAATGGGACCATCCGCGCGGGTCACGGTGACGATTCCGTGCCGGGTCGTATTGGCTCGGTGACGGCACACCCTCGCCGGTGAGCTGTTGGGCGATGTAGCGCAGTCCAGCGCCATCGGCGTACATGCGGTAGATCCGCTCGACGACCGACGATGTCGCGGGATCGGGATCGAGGCGATGGAGCCGCTGCCCGAGATTTGCCTTGGCAGGGTTTGGGTGCGGTCCGGCATCGACGAGCCGATAACCATAGGGTGGTCGACCACCGAGGTATCGGGTCGTGTCTTGCGCCAGGGCCGACATCGCCGTACGGACTCGCATCTGGATTCGCGCGCGCTCTCCCTTACTCATGCCGCCGAAAAGCGTCATCACCAGGTCGTGTGCCTCCGAGCCCGGATCAACCGCTCCCCCGACTTCGGGTACCCATAGGCCGACGCCGTAGTGCGTGAGCACGGGGAATGTGAGCGCGAATTGCGGCCCGTAGAACGCGCGGGCAGGTTCGCCGATCACCACGGCGTCGAAGCCACGATCCCGAGCGGTGACATCGACTAGCAGACGCGACGCCTCGGGCCTGCGCTTCCACGGCAGCGAACGGCTTTGTCCCACATCGAAGTAATCACTGACGAGGACTCCGCCATGTGGAGTGATCAGGTCGATGGCCCGCCGTTTCTGCCAGCTTCGACTCGCCTCTGGGTCTTGAGCGTCCTCCGTGCTCACTCGTCCGTAGAAGGCGAACCTCAGACTCACGCCACTCCCCTCCCTGATCCAGACATCCGGTCCCGTACAGCCAGTATGACCTGCATCAGCGCGCGGTTGGCCTCATGCGGAAGTCGATAGGTCTCGGGTGCCACCATTTCAGCACCTCTCTCCGACAAGGTCGGCGCGTCGATTCGCCCGTCGCGCTCGGTGCGAGCATCAGTTGCTCGGGAACTGTCAGCCATCGCCACCTCTGGGCGGATCTCCCTGTTGGCTGGGAGCTTGGCGTCGCGCTTCGATCAGTCCGGTCCGGCGGGCCTGGATGCGTTGCAGGGCCGCGGATTGGATGAGAGTGCGGTCGCCGAAGCTGGTCAGGCCGGCCCGGTCAAACTCCCATACCACCCGATCATCAGCATCAGCATCAGCAGAATCGAACTCCAGTTCGTGCGGATGTGCAGTGCATTTCAACTGCTGGTCACGTGTCCAGTTGGCGCGGCGTTCGCGCAATGCGGTCATGGTGGTGGAGTAACGGTGGGACTTGGAGGTGATGTGGCCTCTGTAGCCCAGGGTGTGTAGCCACCGGCCAATACCGGCCAGTCCGTTGTCAGCAAGTTGGCTGATAGTAGTCAGAATCGCACGGACGTGATCAGTGACGTCGAGGTCAGCGATAGCCTCGGCGGAGATACGACGTGCGCTGATGCCAACGTCAGCCAAGGATTTGGTGACGTACTTCGCGAGGTAGCGTGCTACGCGGCGGCCTGGCAGCATCGGGTCTTCTAGTGAATCATCCTGCGCAGCAGTGCTTTACGCGATGTCCTGCCGTTTTCCGACGGGTTGAGTGTCGACTTGCGTTCCAAATCTCAACACCCGTTTCGAAGTATCTGAGGATGGGTCAGTGACCGTCACGGCCACGGTTCGCGCGGCCTGCTGGAGGATCGTTATCAGATCGGTTGCCGCCAGGGGCGACTGCCAGCCCCGACCGCCGCCGTTATCAGCGTCGGGTGGATCAAGGCGGATCAGAGCATGAATATGCGGAACGAGTCGGGCCTGCAATTCAACCACTTTGACGAAGCTGATTCGCACTTCATCCGCATCAGCTCCGGCGGCTTTCATCTCCTGTCGGAGTGCGCGTCGCAAGGTGATGGTGAAGCGTCGCCAGAGTTCGGGAAGGTGCCAGGTGAACAGCACATGCCCGGCATAGTCGTAACACTCTAGGCAGAGTGGCTGACCTGCCAGTGGATCACTCTGGTCGTGGGTCGTACTGCACCACAGCGGTTTTCCATGTTGGCATCGTCGATACCCGCCAATCCCGTGCTGGTCTCGACAAGCCGGCGCTGACTTGTCCCTCGACTTAGCGGCTGTATGGACGACTCCGAAGCTGGGGGCGGTCAGCGTGACAAATACCTGCGGACGATCGGCCACCGCGGTGGGCATACCGTGGTGGCCGCCCGCAGCTCCAGCGTGGACGAGCTGCCACGTGTCGCGGGCGTAGAGATCCGAGCACGAGGGGCAGATTTGGTCGCGCCGGTTGTTGCACCGCGTCCATACCAGCCGCTCCCGACCGTAGCCGTCGGAGCCAACCAGCTGAATCGGATGGGCACAGAAACCGACCGATTCCGCACGCCGCCAACAGGATTCGTACCCCATCGAGGCCACCCGGCGAACCATCTCATCGATCACTTTGGCGGTGTCGACCGCGTCTGGAATGCCGGGAAGGGCGATCTGTGCTGGTGGGTTGGGGTTATTCACCAGTGCCCTCATTCGAGGTCTGGCCACTGCCCGTATTGCGCGGGCGCCGGTTGCTGGCCGGTCGGCGAGCAGCGCGCGGGAACTGCGTGGCCAGGGTGGTGACGTCGTGATCGGTGACGTGGAAGGCCCGCACCCGCGCGGGTTCGGCAGTCCCGTCGATCATCATGTAGCCGACGCCCGGTGTCGCATCAGAGATCCGGTCGCATTCCGCACCGGCATCGCGGGCTCCTTGCCCGAGGATCATGGTGGTTTGGGTGGCTTCGGTCAGCCGCAACCCGATCCGCACGGTGAACAGTTGGCGCACCGGCAGGGTGTCTTTGGCCGGGTCTTGCACTGCGGCCACCACTGAGATCCCCACCGCCCGG contains these protein-coding regions:
- a CDS encoding recombinase family protein yields the protein MSLRFAFYGRVSTEDAQDPEASRSWQKRRAIDLITPHGGVLVSDYFDVGQSRSLPWKRRPEASRLLVDVTARDRGFDAVVIGEPARAFYGPQFALTFPVLTHYGVGLWVPEVGGAVDPGSEAHDLVMTLFGGMSKGERARIQMRVRTAMSALAQDTTRYLGGRPPYGYRLVDAGPHPNPAKANLGQRLHRLDPDPATSSVVERIYRMYADGAGLRYIAQQLTGEGVPSPSQYDPARNRHRDPRGWSHSAIRAILDNPAYRGIRVWGKQEKYEVLVNPEDVAAGYETRMRWRAEADWIAPDRRTHEALISDQLAQAVRLRTQARRGPGLVCSRESTVPYALRGLLFCAACGRRMQGAARPGKQTTRILYRCELGKSRSVPVDLSDHPRTVYLREDEVIARLDEWIATLANPDDLARGQDMAPAAGAGYAAVQREISDVNSKIAALVAAVESGVAVEDLTAALRRRTAERDELRARLERTERPHVMSAAEISELVEELGGLSVILGKATGAERAQVYASLGLRLDYDPHLRQVTATADLSRVARRVRGGT